In a single window of the Arachis hypogaea cultivar Tifrunner chromosome 6, arahy.Tifrunner.gnm2.J5K5, whole genome shotgun sequence genome:
- the LOC140173440 gene encoding uncharacterized protein isoform X6 produces the protein MLPIVVSALGIVLSALTIIEKVNSWTVVGIGGFTVRGLRVVDFTILFSSKCKITWRILIGVAMEYVIRQPIPEIEH, from the exons ATGCTCCCCATCGTCGTCTCTGCGCTCGGCATCGTCCTCTCTGCGCTCACCATCATCGAGAAG GTGAACTCGTGGACTGTAGTAGGAATAGGAGGCTTTACTGTTCGTGGACTTCGTGTCGTAGACTTCACGATTCTCTTTTCATCGAAG TGCAAGATCACTTGGAGGATTTTAATTGGTGTTGCCATGGAATATGTAATCCGACAGCCCATTCCAGAG ATTGAGCATTAA
- the LOC140173440 gene encoding uncharacterized protein isoform X2 — MLPIVVSALGIVLSALTIIEKVNSWTVVGIGGFTVRGLRVVDFTILFSSKGHLSFEILSILIISLQYVVQDHLEDFNWCCHGICNPTAHSRGY, encoded by the exons ATGCTCCCCATCGTCGTCTCTGCGCTCGGCATCGTCCTCTCTGCGCTCACCATCATCGAGAAG GTGAACTCGTGGACTGTAGTAGGAATAGGAGGCTTTACTGTTCGTGGACTTCGTGTCGTAGACTTCACGATTCTCTTTTCATCGAAG GGGCATTTGAGTTTTGAAATACTTTCAATTCTTATTATTAGTCTTCAATATGTAGTGCAAGATCACTTGGAGGATTTTAATTGGTGTTGCCATGGAATATGTAATCCGACAGCCCATTCCAGAG GTTATTAG
- the LOC140173440 gene encoding uncharacterized protein isoform X1, with the protein MLPIVVSALGIVLSALTIIEKVNSWTVVGIGGFTVRGLRVVDFTILFSSKGHLSFEILSILIISLQYVVQDHLEDFNWCCHGICNPTAHSRVDFLRFSISAECD; encoded by the exons ATGCTCCCCATCGTCGTCTCTGCGCTCGGCATCGTCCTCTCTGCGCTCACCATCATCGAGAAG GTGAACTCGTGGACTGTAGTAGGAATAGGAGGCTTTACTGTTCGTGGACTTCGTGTCGTAGACTTCACGATTCTCTTTTCATCGAAG GGGCATTTGAGTTTTGAAATACTTTCAATTCTTATTATTAGTCTTCAATATGTAGTGCAAGATCACTTGGAGGATTTTAATTGGTGTTGCCATGGAATATGTAATCCGACAGCCCATTCCAGAG TTGATTTCCTGAGATTTTCAATTTCTGCTGAGTGTGATTAG
- the LOC140173440 gene encoding uncharacterized protein isoform X4, which translates to MLPIVVSALGIVLSALTIIEKVNSWTVVGIGGFTVRGLRVVDFTILFSSKCKITWRILIGVAMEYVIRQPIPEVIRVPNPHYQEQNT; encoded by the exons ATGCTCCCCATCGTCGTCTCTGCGCTCGGCATCGTCCTCTCTGCGCTCACCATCATCGAGAAG GTGAACTCGTGGACTGTAGTAGGAATAGGAGGCTTTACTGTTCGTGGACTTCGTGTCGTAGACTTCACGATTCTCTTTTCATCGAAG TGCAAGATCACTTGGAGGATTTTAATTGGTGTTGCCATGGAATATGTAATCCGACAGCCCATTCCAGAG GTTATTAGGGTTCCTAATCCCCATTATCAAGAACAAAACACATAG
- the LOC140173440 gene encoding uncharacterized protein isoform X5, translated as MLPIVVSALGIVLSALTIIEKVNSWTVVGIGGFTVRGLRVVDFTILFSSKCKITWRILIGVAMEYVIRQPIPELIS; from the exons ATGCTCCCCATCGTCGTCTCTGCGCTCGGCATCGTCCTCTCTGCGCTCACCATCATCGAGAAG GTGAACTCGTGGACTGTAGTAGGAATAGGAGGCTTTACTGTTCGTGGACTTCGTGTCGTAGACTTCACGATTCTCTTTTCATCGAAG TGCAAGATCACTTGGAGGATTTTAATTGGTGTTGCCATGGAATATGTAATCCGACAGCCCATTCCAGAG TTGATTTCCTGA
- the LOC140173440 gene encoding uncharacterized protein isoform X3 has product MLPIVVSALGIVLSALTIIEKVNSWTVVGIGGFTVRGLRVVDFTILFSSKGHLSFEILSILIISLQYVVQDHLEDFNWCCHGICNPTAHSRD; this is encoded by the exons ATGCTCCCCATCGTCGTCTCTGCGCTCGGCATCGTCCTCTCTGCGCTCACCATCATCGAGAAG GTGAACTCGTGGACTGTAGTAGGAATAGGAGGCTTTACTGTTCGTGGACTTCGTGTCGTAGACTTCACGATTCTCTTTTCATCGAAG GGGCATTTGAGTTTTGAAATACTTTCAATTCTTATTATTAGTCTTCAATATGTAGTGCAAGATCACTTGGAGGATTTTAATTGGTGTTGCCATGGAATATGTAATCCGACAGCCCATTCCAGAG ATTGA